A window of Kiritimatiellia bacterium genomic DNA:
GTTTCGCGCACGCTTATCATCAGCGTTTGCGCGCAAAATTAATCCGCGAATCCGTGCTGGACGAAATCCCCGGCTTGGGCGCGCGGCGCAAACAGGAACTGATAACGCGCTTCGGATCGGCGCGCGCCATTGCCCGCGCCTCCGAGCGGAAAATCGCCGCCGTGCCGGGGGTCGGACCGGCGCTGGCGCGCCGGATCAGGACATTCTTAACGCCGTCCCGACGGTTGGTTCGGAAGCGTCCGGCATGAAACGTCCCGCCGCGAATGGATAATGCAAGCCGGCGGCGTCTATGCAAAATTCCCCGCAAACGCCGTGGTGTCCGGCCGCAGGCGTTGATTTTTAACATCCCAATCGCTCGCGCGCGCGGCCGGAACCTTGCGCGGGCGAATTTTGCATCCGGCGCATCCTTTGAATCCTCGCACGCGCCCGTGCAACAGGTCTTCCACCACCCGCCGGCAATCGCTCATCCGGAAAACAATCGCCGGCGCCTGCCCGATGCGCCCCTCGCGCAAAAGGCCCAGCTCGCGCATGCGGGAAATATAAATCTGCCGGCCGTCAATAAAGGGACATGGTTTTTCGCGCCACCCCCATGTCCGGCATTTTACCATTTCGCCCGAAGAAAGCCGGACCGGATATTCCTCGGTCCGCAATCCAAGGCAACGGACATGATTCGTCATTTCCACCACATGGTGAAAGGTGTTGGCCGTTGGACAATCAATTAAAATGACCCGGCCGCCGGCTTCTTCCAGAAGCCGCAGGGGGGATCCCTCTCCCATCGTCGGCACTTTATGATGATCTTTGACATAACGCAGGGCGTCCCTGCCCCATGCGGCAAAAGCATGCGCCGGATCCAGGGAGCGATAAACTCCTTTCATTTTCCAGAATGTGTCGGGCACGATGCCGTTGGTGGTCGGCGTTGTTGCAGGATCATAATAGCCCGGCGCGCCCGGCGCCGCTATGGCGTAATGATTAAAAGAGGGCATCATGACTATGCCGGCCGGCGTAACAAGCTCCATGAGCGCCCTGCAAACCGTCTCCGGCCCCCCCGCCACCTGCCCCATGCTGGAAAAAGAACAATGCAAGATGATTTTATCGCCCTTTTTGATGCCCAGCCGCTTCAATCCGTCTTGAATCTCCTTCTTGGTCAGAAATTTTTTATACCGCAGGCTGGCATAACCGTAACGGGCAAGCAAATCAAGGTAACGCAGCCAGGCGGATATTTCCTCTTCCGCAAGCTTCCGCCCGGTTTCCAGCGAAAACATTTCCAAAGCCTCAAGCAAATCGCGTTTCCCGTCCAACCAGTTGAATATCTGTTCAAAGTTGCGCGGCCGCCGCAAGCGCTCCCGGTACGGGACGCGCGCCAGGCAAAAGGGCATGCCCCTTCCCCTGCGTTTGACCACTATATTTTGCGCCAGGCGCTCGCGGCGCGTCAGGGCCGGCAAAGCCTCCGCGGCGGCGGGATTATTCTCCGGAACCTGCCGCCGGGGAACAACCGATGGGATATCATCCCTTTTAAGGGAACGTTCCTGGTCCCTAATCCGTTTTTCTTCCCCTTTCGCCACGGCCGTGATTTCCGCGTCCAGAGCGGCGAGATTGCCTTCCGCGGAAAAACGGCGGAAAGAGGCTATTCGTTTCTTCTGCCATTGGACCGCAAAGGACAGTTTCCGGCAGGCGCGTTCAAAAGGAATTTTTCGCCCGAGCAAATCATCCCGCAGGCATTTTGTTTCCGCCAATATTTCGCGCCGCGCCTCAATCGCGGCGTGCTGCTGCAGATTGCGGATTTCACTCCGGCCGGCGGACGCCAGAAAGGCGGCGTACGTGCTGACCGCGGAAACCACCTTTTTGCCCAATTCCCAATCGGTCATCCGGTCAAAGCTGTCATAAGAGGAGTGATGATATTTCCCGGGATGGGTCCATATCCACTGGCTGGGAATGCCGATCGTGCGGTCGGAAAGGAAGGTGTCATTGTCAAAATTGCCATGTTCCACGCACTTTGGATAATCTTTCAGGAAATAATCGGCGATGTCCCTGAAAAGGTAATCGCCGAAAAACGGCAGGCCGGACGGGCTCATGCGCACCCGCACGGGCAATCCGATCCGGTGGTAATCGTGGCAGATGCTGTCCATATTGACGGCGCACAAAACATTCCGGCGGTTTCGCGCGGAATTGAAATAATGCGAAAATCCATAAAGCTCCTGCGAGATCAGGAAACGCGTCTTCAGGCGGAAAGGCGGCAGTTTTTTTTGCCGGACAAGCGCATTGAAAATCCGGGCCATTTCAATCAAGGCGGCCATGCCGATCGCGTCATCCGGGATGAACGGCTCATAAGCGTGCGCATACAGCAATATTTCCGTTTCCTCGGCGCCGGGCAGGACGCCGGTAACGGAATAGATGGAGCCGTCATAAGCGCGGCTTTTGACTTCCAGATGAACCCGCACGCGCCCTTTGCAAAGCAGTTCCTCTAAAAACGCGCCCTTCCGCGGCGCGATTGAAAAACAGACCAGGGGTTTGTCCTCGCGGGTCTGATACCACCCGGGGAAGCCCCAGCCGTTGATCCAGTAAGCATGGTCGGGCGCATCCAGCGGCCCGGCCGAATAGGCCGAAATAACGCCCAGCCCATTCTTGTCCTGAACTTCGCGCCGTATTTCAGCCGGGTATTGATCGCGGACAAAAACGATCTTGCCGGCAAGGTCTTTTTCATTGCGCAACTGCGCAACGGTAACTACTTCCGCCTGAATGCCGCCGGGCGGCGTTGCGGCGCAGCGGTTGGCAACGCAAAGAAGATTATCGCGCAAATCCGCCAGAATTCTCTCGCTTTCCGGCAAAGCGGGCGAAACGATCATAAGACTGGCCCCGTCCACATCCCAGGCTTGCGGAATGGTGCAGTCCATGAAGGTTGACCTGCCGTCCGCCGGAATGGCAATTTGTTTCACGGCGGCCAGCCCCGCCGCCGCCATCTGCCGGCGGCAAAAATCAGCCGATTTTTTAAAATCGCGGTAACAACAGGTTCGCTCAAAGCCGTTGATCCGGCTGCTCATCAGCTTGATATTTTCAAGGCTTATTTCACGCTCAATCAAGGATGCGATTTGTTTATACATGTGTTCCTTTTTTTTAAATTAAAAAAAACAGGCGAATAACATTAATATAAACTTTTTTTTAACGCAAACAACTGAATTTATGCATTTTCTGCGATACGGCGGCGGAATCAAAACGCCTCTCTGCGCAAAATAAAATTTACATTGAAAACGGGCGATAATCCCGGCCAGGGGGGAATTTTACTTAAAATCGCATTGCCAAAGGATAAAAAATACGATAGTTTTCCATGAAACGGGTAAAAAACACGGTAATATCATGAAAATGACTATCACTGAAAAAATACTGGCGCGGGCGTCCGGACAGGCGCGCGTCCGGCCGGGCGACAACATCTGGGTCAACGCGGACATTCTGCTCACCCATGACATCTGCGGGCCGGGCACAATCGGTATTTTCCGGCGGGAGTTCGGGCGCGGGGCAAAGGTCTGGGACCGGGAAAAAGTCGTCATCCTGCCGGACCACTACATCTTCACCAAGGACGAGAAGGCGCACCGCAACGTTGCCACCCTGCGCGAATTTGCCGCGGAACAGAACCTGCCGTATTATTACGACGCCGGCACTGAAAATTACCGCGGCGTTTGCCATGTCGCCCTGCCCGAAGCCGGCCACGTCCGGCCCGGGGAAGTCATTTTCGGCACCGATTCGCACACCTGCACCCATGGCGCGCTGGGCGCTTTCGCAACCGGCATCGGCAACACCGACGCGGCCTTTGTCATGGGCACGGGCAAACTGCTTATAAAGGCGCCGCCGACCATTCGTTTTGTTTTAAACGGGAAAAAGCCGGATTACATCATGGGGAAAGACATTATCCTGCGCATTATCGGCGACCTGGGCGTGGAAGGCGCCGCTTATTGCGCCATGGAATTCTGCGGCGAGGCGCTCAAGGAGCTTTCCGTTGAAGAGCGCATGACAATTTGCAATATGGCCATTGAAGCCGGCGCCAAAAACGGGATCATTGCGCCGGACGATATTACCGTCGGCTACGTCCAAAGCCGGACCCAAAAGCCGTTCCCGCGTCTGGAAAGCGACGCCGGCGCTGAAGTTTCCGCTGAAAAAACTTACGACATTTCCTCTTTTGATCCCTGCCTCGCCCGGCCGCATTCGCCCGACAAATACGCCCCGGCCCGCGCGTTGCAGGCGGTGAAAGTGGACCGGGTTTATATCGGCTCATGCACCGGCGGAAAATTTTCCGATTTTGCGGCGGCCGCCCGGCTCATGCAGAACAGGAAAGTCTGCGTGGACACTTTCCTTGTCCCGGCCACCAGCGAAGTCGCCGGAAAAATCCGGCGGGAAAAAATCAATAATCAGACTTTGGAGGAAATATTCAAAACGGCCGGCTGTCTGGAAATCGCTCCGCCTTCCTGCGCCGCCTGCCTGGGCGGGCCGGACGACACTTTCGGCCGCACCCGGGGACGGGAAGTCGTCGTCAGCACCACCAACCGCAATTTTATCGGCCGGATGGGCTCCAAACAATCGCAAATTTATCTTGCTTCCCCTCTGACCGCGGCGGCCGCGGCGGTTGCGGGGAGGATCACTGATCCAAGAGAGATATTATGAATTTTCAATTGCCGATTTGCAATTTGCGATTTGGAAGACATAAGATTATGAATTTTCAATTGCCGATTTGCAATTTGCGATTTGGAAGACATAAGATTATGAATTTTCAATTGCCGATTTGCAATTTGCGATTTGGAAGACATAAGATTATGAATTTTCAATTGCCGATTTNNNNNNNNNNNNNNNNNNNNNNNNNNNNNNNNNNNNNNNNNNNNNNNNNNNNNNNNNNNNNNNNNNNNNNNNNNNNNNNNNNNNNNNNNNNNNNNNNNNNGCAATTTAGCGAATTATGGATGAAAAGGAATTAAAGCAACGCACAAAACAGTTTGCGCTGCGAGTGATGAAATTGGCAGGCTCGTTGCCGAATAATTTTATCGCTAAAGCTATAGGCTCTCAACTGGTGCGCGCCGGGACGTCGGCGGGCGCTAATTATCGCGCGGCATGCCGGGCGCGTTCCCAAGCCGAATTTATCGCCAAACTCGGCATCGTTGAAGAAGAAGCCGATGAAAGCGCTTATTGGATGGAATTGATTATTGAAGCAAAACTTATGCCGGACAGCCTGATTGGACCGTTATTACAGGAAGCATCCGAAATCACGGCCATTATATCGGCGTCACGAAGAACGGCCAAACGGACCGCCGCTTCACATTCACAGGAATAAATCCATGACCAATCCACAATCGCAAATCGCAAATCGCGAATCGCAAATGCTTGCCGGCAGGGTGTTCGTCCTCGGCGACAATATTGACACCGACCAGATCATCCCGGCCAAATACCTGAACCTGGTTCCGACCATTGCCTTGGAATACCGCCAGCTGGGCTCCCATGCCCTGAGCGGTTTGCCGCCGGATCATCCGCCTTTTGTCCAATCCGGCGCGGACAAAAGCGCGTATGCCATCATCGTGGCCGGACGTAATTTCGGGTGCGGTTCTTCGCGCGAACACGCGCCGGTGGCTTTGGGCGCGGCCGGGGTAAAGGCCGTCGTGGCTCTTTCCTTCGCCCGGATTTTCTTCAGGAACGCCGTTGCCACCGGAGAAATTTATCCCTGCGAAACCGCGGAGCGGCTGGCCGGCGTCTTCAAGACGGGCGAAGAGGCCGAAATTGATCTGGCGCGCGAAATGATCCGGCGGCCTCTGACCGGCGAAAGCTTTTCCTTGAAACCGCTCGGAAGCGTCCGGCCGGTCGTCCAGGCCGGCGGGCTCTTTGCTTACGCCCGCCAAAAGGGAATGGTCCAGAAGCGTGAAACGTGAAGGGTATCTCGCGAAGCGCATGAATGGAAAGATCCAGATTAAGAAACTCTGACGGAATACGCTTCACGAAATACGCCCGATTATGAAAATTATCGCATTTGCCAATCAGAAGGGCGGCGTGGGTAAAACCACCACCGCCGTCAACATGGCCGCATGCCTGGCCGAAAAGAAAGTAAAAATCCTGCTGATTGATTTTGATCCGCAATCCAACGCGACCAGCGCCGCGGGAATCGGAAGGGCGGCGGGACATAGCGCCTACCCCGTCCTGTTGGGCGAAGGAAAACTGGCGGATAAAATCCGGAACACCGCCATCCGGAATCTTGACCTGATCCCGTCGGAGCTGGACCTCGCGGGGGCCGAAGTGGATATTGCCCGCTCGGAGCATTACCTGCATCGTTTTAAAAACGTGCTGGCCGACCTGCTGGCGGTTACCGATTATGACTATATCTTTATTGATTGCCCCCCCTCCCTCGGCATTCTCACCTGCAATGCCTTAATGGCCGCGGAAGGAGTGATCATTCCGGTCCAATGCGAGTATCTTGCCCTGGAAGGATTGAGCATGATCACGGATTTGATCAAAAAACTGTCCGCCGCCGGCAACGCCGCGCTCAAACTGGACGGCATCGTGATGACCATGTTTGACGGCCGCACCAACCTTTCCGGCGAAGTCGTGGCGGAAGTCAAAAAACATTTCGGCGGACTGGTCTATGAAACCTGCATCCCCAGGAGCGTGCGCATCAGCGAGGCGCCCAGTTACGGCCAGCCGATCATAATTTACGACTCCCGCTCCGCGGGCGCCCTCGCCTACCGGGATCTGGCCGGCGAATTTTTAAGGCGCCGCCGGCCTGTTTCCGGGAATAAAAAAACGCCGGGCATCATTGCGCGCGCCCCTTTTACTTCGCGCGAAAGACTGCGCCGCTGTTACTTTCACGAAGAGCTTGACCGGCCCGGCGTTTACACCCGGACAGGTTTCCCGGCCGATGACAGATCATATGACGCGCTGAAGAATTATCTGGCCCTGCACACCGAAATGAAATCCGAATGGCGAATGGCGAATCTTGCGCCGGGCCCCGCCCTGGAAACTACAAAAGAACCCCGCTCCGCCGAATTTGAAAGGGTAATCACCCTCCTCCGGACCCCGCAGGGGACATTGCGTTCTTCGCATCTGGCAAGCCTCACGGGCCAGCCGGGACTGCACGAGGAATACTTTATCAAGTCCCGCGCAGACGCCGAAAAATACCTTTCCCTTCCACCGGCGGAAATCGCGGGGGAACCCGCTCCGTTCTTTGAAACCGACAAAAAAACCGGTGAAAGAGGCATAACGAGCGTGGGCCTCGGAATGAACCCGGCCGGGTTTGTCGCCGAGTTGACCGGCTCCGAACAGTTTGCCTTAATGACCATCTCCGACCGCGACATTCTCCACGCCCTCTGCGAACGGCGCATGCAAAATATTATCCGGCTGGTGAAATTCCTGCTGGAACATAAAGTCGGCCCGTTTTTTTCCATGCTGGGCGAGGAATACGTTGTTCCGCCGCTGCACGGTCCGGACGATTTTAACGATTTCAACGCCCGTTACGACAAACCCATCATTGATCTTCTGCACGAGGCCGGCGGCCGGATTCACATCCACTCCCACGGCCGGATAAAAACCGTTTTCAGCCAATTTGTCGCGATGGGCACGGACGTGCTGCACCCGTTTGAGCCCCCGCCCATGGGAAACATCACGGCGGCTGAAGCCAAGGAAATGGCCCGCGGCAAAATGTGCCTGGAAGGAAACATTCAGATTGCCGCAATGTATGAAAAAAAGCCGGAGGAAATCCGCGCCGAAACGGAAAAACTGATTCGGGACGCGTTTGACGACCGGAAAGGATTGATTGTCTGCCCCACCGCCTCCCCCTACATCCGCGGCGCCGGAGAAAAATGTTTCCCGCAGTTCAAAGCCATGATTGACGCGGTTACGGCATACGGCGGCCCAAAACAATAAACGAATCAACCGCCAATATCCGCCCCTGCGATTTCCCGTTCCGCCGCGCGTTTCATTCTCCTTAACCTGGCGGCCAGGGAAATTTTTTTCAATGGAGAAACGCGGTCCACGAAAAGAACGCCGTTCAGATGATCCAGCTCGTGCTGGACGGCCCGCGCCACAAGCCCCTTTACCGTGAGCTGCCGCCGCCGGCCGCGGAGATCAATAAAGGAAACGGCTACTTCATAGGCCCGGCGCACGGGGGCAAAGACGCCGGGGATGCTCAAACAGCCCTCTTCACCGTTCTGGACTCCCGTTTCCGTCGTCAAGACGGGGTTGATCATCACCAGCGGCTCATTTATTTCAGGATTCAGCCGCCGGCCGTCCGCTTCGGAACAATCATACCGGGGCGGCACAAAGACGGAAAAGATACGGACGGATTCGCCCACCTGCGGCGCGGCAAGTCCGACCCCATGCCTTTCCAGCATGAATTCAACAAGTCCGTCCGCCATTTTTCTGACGTTTTTGTCAACATCCCTGACCGGACCGGCCATGTTCCTTAAAACGGGGTGGCCGTATGTGAACATCTGTATCATAAAACAAGCCCTTCGTTACAGGCGCAAGCTTAAGGTAACAGAAAAAAAACGGACAGACAAGGCGGTTTTCCGGACGGCGAATTCAATTCTTGCAATCGGTGTTTTTTTTGCCTATAAATTTCCGGAATGGAAAAAGTGCTGATTATCATTCCCACTTACAACGAGCAGGAAAACATCCGCGCCATAGCCGCCGCCGTTTTCCGGGACTGCCCCGAAGCGGAGATATTGTTTGTTGACGACAACTCTCCGGACGGCACCGGGCGTATCGCGGACGAAATGGCGCTTTCCGACCGGCGCATTCACGCCCTGCACCAGCAGGACAAACGCGGACTGGGACGGGCTTATATTGCCGGATTCAAGTGGGCCCTCGCGCGCGATTATACCCATGTTTTTGAAATGGACGCCGATTTCTCCCATAATCCCGCCGATATCCCGAAATTTGTTTACGCGGCAAAAGAAGCCGGCCTGGTGCTCGGATCGCGCTATTTGAACGGAATCCGGATCATCAACTGGCCGTTAAACCGCCTGATCCTCAGCCGGGCCGCCAGCGCCTATGTGCGCCTGATCACCCGCATGCCGTTCAGCGATCCGACCGGCGGCTATAAATGTTTCCGGCGCGAAGTTCTGGAAGCCATTGACCTGAGTCGCATTAAATCAAACGGCTATTCATTTCAGATTGAAATGACCTACGCCGCGTGGAAACTCGGATTCCGGATCGTTGAAACTCCGATTATTTTTGAGGACCGCCGGTCGGGCCATTCAAAAATGAACTCTTCCATCGTGCGCGAGGCGCTCTGGATGGTCTTGAAACTGCGTCTGCGCCCGGTTCCGGGAAAAAAACAATCGCGCCAAATCCCATGATTTTCAGCCGCCGCCGCGGCGGGCGCAAAAAACGTTAATCAGCCCGGACAGCCGGGCGCGGGCAAAAATTGCATATGAATTTAAACGACATGCTGACTGAACTCCGCCCCCGGCAATGGACGAAAAGCCTGGTTGTGCTGGCGGCGTTTCTCTTCGCGCTCGGCGACAAGCAGCAGCACGTTTCGCTTTCCATGGCCGGACTGGTGTTTCTTGCCATGATTCTTTTCGCCATCACTTCCAGCGGCGTTTATGTCTGGAACGACATCAAGGATATTGCCCTTGACCGCGCCCACCCCGTTAAATGCCGCCGGCCGGTCGCCGCTGGAAAAATTACGGTTCCAACGGCCGTGTTTCTGGCCTGTTTATGCCTGTTTGCCGGTCTGGCCGGGGCCTGGCTCATAACGCCCCGCTTCGGCATGGTGGTTACGGGTTATGTGCTCCTGCAGGCGGCTTATACGCTCTATTTAAAACGCCTGCCGCTGGTGGATGTTTTTGTCATCGCATTCGGATTTATCATGAGAGCGGTGGCCGGGGCGGTGGCTATTAACGTCGTTATTTCACCCTGGCTCCTGATCTGCACTTTTCTTATGGCCCTTTTCCTGGCGCTCTGCAAACGGCGGCACGAAAAACGCCTGATGGCGGACGGACAGCAAAAAAATTTCCGCCCCAGTCTGGAGGACAGCGACGAGCGTCTGCTTGACCAATTGATCGCCATTACCGCCGGGGCGGTCATCATTGCCTAT
This region includes:
- the def gene encoding peptide deformylase — its product is MIQMFTYGHPVLRNMAGPVRDVDKNVRKMADGLVEFMLERHGVGLAAPQVGESVRIFSVFVPPRYDCSEADGRRLNPEINEPLVMINPVLTTETGVQNGEEGCLSIPGVFAPVRRAYEVAVSFIDLRGRRRQLTVKGLVARAVQHELDHLNGVLFVDRVSPLKKISLAARLRRMKRAAEREIAGADIGG
- a CDS encoding AAC(3) family N-acetyltransferase, translated to MYKQIASLIEREISLENIKLMSSRINGFERTCCYRDFKKSADFCRRQMAAAGLAAVKQIAIPADGRSTFMDCTIPQAWDVDGASLMIVSPALPESERILADLRDNLLCVANRCAATPPGGIQAEVVTVAQLRNEKDLAGKIVFVRDQYPAEIRREVQDKNGLGVISAYSAGPLDAPDHAYWINGWGFPGWYQTREDKPLVCFSIAPRKGAFLEELLCKGRVRVHLEVKSRAYDGSIYSVTGVLPGAEETEILLYAHAYEPFIPDDAIGMAALIEMARIFNALVRQKKLPPFRLKTRFLISQELYGFSHYFNSARNRRNVLCAVNMDSICHDYHRIGLPVRVRMSPSGLPFFGDYLFRDIADYFLKDYPKCVEHGNFDNDTFLSDRTIGIPSQWIWTHPGKYHHSSYDSFDRMTDWELGKKVVSAVSTYAAFLASAGRSEIRNLQQHAAIEARREILAETKCLRDDLLGRKIPFERACRKLSFAVQWQKKRIASFRRFSAEGNLAALDAEITAVAKGEEKRIRDQERSLKRDDIPSVVPRRQVPENNPAAAEALPALTRRERLAQNIVVKRRGRGMPFCLARVPYRERLRRPRNFEQIFNWLDGKRDLLEALEMFSLETGRKLAEEEISAWLRYLDLLARYGYASLRYKKFLTKKEIQDGLKRLGIKKGDKIILHCSFSSMGQVAGGPETVCRALMELVTPAGIVMMPSFNHYAIAAPGAPGYYDPATTPTTNGIVPDTFWKMKGVYRSLDPAHAFAAWGRDALRYVKDHHKVPTMGEGSPLRLLEEAGGRVILIDCPTANTFHHVVEMTNHVRCLGLRTEEYPVRLSSGEMVKCRTWGWREKPCPFIDGRQIYISRMRELGLLREGRIGQAPAIVFRMSDCRRVVEDLLHGRVRGFKGCAGCKIRPRKVPAARASDWDVKNQRLRPDTTAFAGNFA
- a CDS encoding decaprenyl-phosphate phosphoribosyltransferase, encoding MNLNDMLTELRPRQWTKSLVVLAAFLFALGDKQQHVSLSMAGLVFLAMILFAITSSGVYVWNDIKDIALDRAHPVKCRRPVAAGKITVPTAVFLACLCLFAGLAGAWLITPRFGMVVTGYVLLQAAYTLYLKRLPLVDVFVIAFGFIMRAVAGAVAINVVISPWLLICTFLMALFLALCKRRHEKRLMADGQQKNFRPSLEDSDERLLDQLIAITAGAVIIAYAVYTQWPETVEKFQTTNLSLTIPFVIFGIFRYLYLVYGREKGGQPESILLTDLPLLADVILFGMSIVALVVI
- a CDS encoding 3-isopropylmalate dehydratase, whose protein sequence is MTNPQSQIANRESQMLAGRVFVLGDNIDTDQIIPAKYLNLVPTIALEYRQLGSHALSGLPPDHPPFVQSGADKSAYAIIVAGRNFGCGSSREHAPVALGAAGVKAVVALSFARIFFRNAVATGEIYPCETAERLAGVFKTGEEAEIDLAREMIRRPLTGESFSLKPLGSVRPVVQAGGLFAYARQKGMVQKRET
- a CDS encoding uroporphyrinogen decarboxylase family protein, translated to MNPAGFVAELTGSEQFALMTISDRDILHALCERRMQNIIRLVKFLLEHKVGPFFSMLGEEYVVPPLHGPDDFNDFNARYDKPIIDLLHEAGGRIHIHSHGRIKTVFSQFVAMGTDVLHPFEPPPMGNITAAEAKEMARGKMCLEGNIQIAAMYEKKPEEIRAETEKLIRDAFDDRKGLIVCPTASPYIRGAGEKCFPQFKAMIDAVTAYGGPKQ
- a CDS encoding aconitase/3-isopropylmalate dehydratase large subunit family protein, producing MKMTITEKILARASGQARVRPGDNIWVNADILLTHDICGPGTIGIFRREFGRGAKVWDREKVVILPDHYIFTKDEKAHRNVATLREFAAEQNLPYYYDAGTENYRGVCHVALPEAGHVRPGEVIFGTDSHTCTHGALGAFATGIGNTDAAFVMGTGKLLIKAPPTIRFVLNGKKPDYIMGKDIILRIIGDLGVEGAAYCAMEFCGEALKELSVEERMTICNMAIEAGAKNGIIAPDDITVGYVQSRTQKPFPRLESDAGAEVSAEKTYDISSFDPCLARPHSPDKYAPARALQAVKVDRVYIGSCTGGKFSDFAAAARLMQNRKVCVDTFLVPATSEVAGKIRREKINNQTLEEIFKTAGCLEIAPPSCAACLGGPDDTFGRTRGREVVVSTTNRNFIGRMGSKQSQIYLASPLTAAAAAVAGRITDPREIL
- a CDS encoding four helix bundle protein; its protein translation is MDEKELKQRTKQFALRVMKLAGSLPNNFIAKAIGSQLVRAGTSAGANYRAACRARSQAEFIAKLGIVEEEADESAYWMELIIEAKLMPDSLIGPLLQEASEITAIISASRRTAKRTAASHSQE
- a CDS encoding polyprenol monophosphomannose synthase, coding for MEKVLIIIPTYNEQENIRAIAAAVFRDCPEAEILFVDDNSPDGTGRIADEMALSDRRIHALHQQDKRGLGRAYIAGFKWALARDYTHVFEMDADFSHNPADIPKFVYAAKEAGLVLGSRYLNGIRIINWPLNRLILSRAASAYVRLITRMPFSDPTGGYKCFRREVLEAIDLSRIKSNGYSFQIEMTYAAWKLGFRIVETPIIFEDRRSGHSKMNSSIVREALWMVLKLRLRPVPGKKQSRQIP